A stretch of the Candidatus Omnitrophota bacterium genome encodes the following:
- the hypF gene encoding carbamoyltransferase HypF → MNVFTPTCTIESKRRLRISVQGAVQGVGFRPFLYRLAHELELKGWTVNSPQGLVAEVEGYPQTLAIFLQRLQEEKPSRAVIQTLVTTELEPAGYQEFAIRASEETGGKTTLLLPDIATCPDCLLEIFDPNDRRYLYPFTNCTNCGPRFTIIRDLPYDRHHTAMSAFSQCPQCQAEYDDPRDRRFHAQPNACPVCGPQVELWNKAGTVLQRRQDAMLAAAQAIRDGRIAAVKGVGGFHLITDARSESAVGRLRQRKRRVEKPLAVMFPSLEAIREVCFVSDQEKTLLLSPEAPIVLLRRCPGDNFIAPSVAPRNPYLGCMLPYTPLHHILLRELGFPIVATSGNLSEEPICIDEREALARLAGIADLYLVHNRPILRHADDSVTHIAAGEELLLRRARGYAPLPYRSDFDMPSMLAVGGHLKNTAALSQGRNVFISQHIGDLDNQPSYDAFLEVIAGLKKMYGITLELAACDLHPDYLSTQYAQKTGLPLIPIQHHFAHAVSCMAENRLQGPVLAISWDGTGYGTDGTIWGGEFLTATLSDFQRAAHFRYFPLPSGEKALKEPRRAALGLLFEMMGDKAFLLTNSPALKSFSEEEIRILRTLLEKGIHAPHTCSAGRLFDAVSSLIGLRQIVSFEGQGAMELEFAIGDAASEEFYPYTIVNKSAAPMVVDWEPMAQAIITEVEQNRSTASISIKFHNTLVEIIVAIARRIQYKQIVLTGGCFQNRYLMERAVQRLQAEGFEPYRHRRIPPNDGGLSLGQAVAAYHRSRNQCV, encoded by the coding sequence ATGAACGTTTTTACTCCAACTTGCACTATAGAATCGAAGCGGCGCCTACGCATCAGCGTTCAAGGCGCCGTGCAGGGAGTGGGTTTCCGTCCCTTTCTCTATCGCTTGGCTCATGAATTGGAATTGAAGGGTTGGACGGTCAATTCGCCTCAAGGACTCGTCGCCGAAGTGGAGGGCTATCCGCAAACATTGGCGATTTTTTTGCAACGCCTGCAAGAAGAAAAACCCAGCCGCGCCGTCATCCAAACGCTGGTAACAACGGAACTCGAACCGGCGGGCTATCAAGAATTCGCTATCCGCGCCAGTGAAGAGACCGGCGGCAAAACCACTCTACTACTGCCCGACATCGCGACATGCCCCGATTGTTTGCTCGAGATTTTCGATCCCAATGATCGGCGTTATCTCTATCCCTTCACTAACTGCACTAACTGCGGCCCCCGCTTTACGATTATCCGCGATCTGCCCTACGACCGCCACCATACGGCAATGTCAGCATTCTCCCAATGCCCACAATGTCAGGCGGAATACGATGATCCCCGCGACCGCCGCTTCCACGCCCAGCCCAACGCCTGTCCCGTTTGCGGGCCGCAAGTGGAATTATGGAACAAAGCGGGAACCGTTCTCCAACGCCGTCAGGACGCCATGCTGGCGGCGGCGCAAGCGATTCGCGACGGACGAATCGCCGCCGTGAAAGGCGTCGGCGGCTTTCATCTCATTACCGACGCCCGCAGCGAATCCGCTGTAGGGCGGTTGCGCCAACGCAAGCGCCGGGTTGAAAAACCGCTGGCGGTTATGTTTCCCTCGCTGGAGGCGATTCGCGAAGTTTGTTTCGTTTCCGATCAAGAAAAAACTCTATTGTTATCGCCGGAAGCGCCCATCGTTCTTTTGCGCCGCTGTCCAGGCGATAACTTCATCGCGCCATCCGTTGCGCCCCGCAATCCCTATCTCGGCTGTATGCTGCCTTATACGCCCCTGCATCATATCCTGCTGCGGGAATTGGGATTTCCCATCGTCGCTACCAGCGGCAATCTTTCCGAAGAGCCGATCTGCATCGACGAACGCGAAGCCCTCGCGCGGTTGGCGGGCATCGCCGATCTCTATCTCGTCCACAATCGCCCCATTCTGCGCCACGCCGACGATTCCGTAACACACATCGCCGCTGGAGAGGAATTGCTGTTGCGCCGGGCGCGCGGATATGCGCCATTGCCTTATCGTAGCGATTTCGATATGCCCTCGATGCTGGCTGTAGGCGGCCATTTGAAAAACACCGCCGCCCTCAGTCAGGGACGCAATGTTTTCATCAGCCAGCATATCGGCGATTTGGACAATCAACCTTCCTACGATGCTTTTTTGGAAGTGATTGCGGGATTAAAGAAGATGTACGGCATTACATTGGAACTAGCCGCCTGCGATCTGCATCCCGATTATCTTTCTACGCAATACGCCCAGAAAACGGGCTTGCCGTTGATCCCCATCCAGCATCATTTCGCCCACGCCGTTTCCTGCATGGCCGAGAATCGTCTTCAAGGGCCAGTTCTGGCGATTTCGTGGGATGGAACGGGATACGGAACCGACGGGACGATTTGGGGCGGCGAGTTTCTGACGGCGACGCTGTCCGACTTCCAACGCGCCGCACATTTCCGTTATTTCCCGCTGCCTTCGGGAGAAAAAGCGCTCAAGGAACCGCGCCGCGCCGCTTTGGGTTTGTTGTTTGAAATGATGGGAGACAAAGCGTTTTTATTGACGAATTCGCCCGCGCTGAAATCGTTTTCGGAGGAAGAAATCCGCATCTTGCGAACGCTGCTGGAAAAAGGAATCCATGCGCCCCACACGTGCAGCGCCGGACGCCTATTCGACGCCGTTTCGTCTCTTATTGGGTTGCGTCAAATCGTCTCCTTCGAGGGACAAGGGGCGATGGAGTTGGAATTCGCCATCGGCGATGCGGCGAGCGAAGAATTTTATCCTTATACAATTGTAAATAAATCTGCCGCTCCGATGGTCGTCGATTGGGAACCAATGGCGCAAGCCATAATCACCGAGGTTGAACAAAATCGTTCCACGGCTTCAATTTCTATAAAATTTCATAATACGCTGGTGGAAATTATCGTCGCCATCGCTCGTCGAATTCAGTATAAACAAATCGTATTGACGGGAGGCTGCTTCCAAAACCGCTATCTTATGGAACGCGCCGTCCAGCGCCTGCAAGCCGAAGGCTTCGAACCCTATCGGCATAGGCGCATCCCGCCCAACGATGGCGGCCTCTCTCTCGGACAAGCAGTCGCCGCCTATCATAGGAGCCGAAACCAATGTGTTTAG
- a CDS encoding HypC/HybG/HupF family hydrogenase formation chaperone, with the protein MCLGIPGKIVSVTDGEDIYRMGTIDFSGVRKEISLAYVPEAQVGDYVVVHAGFAISVVDEEEANQVFEYLKEMEELASGSDTVS; encoded by the coding sequence ATGTGTTTAGGAATACCCGGAAAAATCGTCAGCGTTACGGATGGCGAAGACATCTACCGCATGGGAACGATCGATTTCAGCGGCGTGCGCAAAGAAATATCGTTGGCTTATGTCCCCGAAGCCCAAGTTGGCGATTACGTCGTCGTTCACGCCGGATTCGCCATTAGCGTTGTGGATGAAGAAGAAGCCAACCAAGTATTCGAGTATCTAAAAGAGATGGAAGAACTAGCCTCCGGATCGGATACCGTTTCATGA
- the hypD gene encoding hydrogenase formation protein HypD has product MKFVDEYRDPAAARHFVRAIKSTLTRPRSIMEICGGQTHAIVKFGLDQLLPSSLTLVHGPGCPVCVTPVEMINKAIEIALQPDAILCSFGDMLRVPGSQRDLFSVKAQGGDARIVYSPLDALKIARANPNKQVVFFAVGFETTAPNNAMAVYQAKRENLENFSLLVAHVCVPPAMEAILSSLDNQVEGFLAAGHVCAVMGYREYEPIAQKYHTPIVVTGFEPLDILQGIALCIKQLEEGRAEVENPYVRAVRPDGNLAAKKILAQVFCPGPRVWRGIGEIPDSGLHLTEEYSFFDAEMRFGLAEALRANAASECISGSILRGIKKPHECPAFGVRCTPEQPLGAPMVSNEGACAAYYRYRRHATKGN; this is encoded by the coding sequence ATGAAATTCGTCGACGAATACCGCGATCCAGCCGCCGCCCGCCATTTCGTCCGGGCCATCAAATCCACTCTGACGCGCCCGCGCTCCATCATGGAAATCTGCGGCGGCCAGACGCACGCCATCGTCAAATTCGGCCTTGACCAGCTGCTGCCCTCAAGCCTAACGTTAGTGCATGGGCCGGGGTGTCCCGTTTGCGTTACGCCAGTGGAAATGATTAACAAGGCCATCGAAATCGCCTTGCAACCCGATGCGATTCTCTGCTCGTTCGGGGATATGCTGCGGGTGCCGGGCAGCCAGCGCGATCTCTTTTCCGTCAAGGCGCAAGGCGGCGATGCGCGCATCGTTTATTCGCCGCTGGATGCGCTCAAAATCGCCCGCGCTAATCCCAACAAGCAAGTGGTTTTCTTCGCCGTCGGCTTCGAAACCACCGCTCCCAACAATGCCATGGCCGTCTATCAAGCCAAACGGGAAAACTTGGAAAATTTCTCGCTATTGGTTGCGCACGTTTGCGTCCCTCCCGCGATGGAAGCGATTCTTTCCTCGCTGGACAACCAAGTGGAAGGTTTTCTCGCCGCCGGTCACGTCTGCGCCGTCATGGGCTATCGGGAATACGAACCGATCGCGCAAAAATATCATACGCCCATCGTCGTTACCGGCTTCGAGCCGCTGGACATCCTCCAAGGCATCGCCCTCTGCATCAAACAATTGGAAGAAGGACGCGCCGAGGTGGAAAATCCATACGTCCGCGCCGTGCGCCCCGATGGCAACCTGGCGGCGAAAAAAATCCTCGCGCAAGTCTTCTGCCCCGGCCCGCGCGTCTGGCGCGGCATCGGCGAAATTCCCGATAGCGGCCTGCATTTAACGGAAGAGTATTCTTTCTTCGACGCGGAAATGCGCTTCGGTCTGGCGGAAGCGCTGCGCGCGAACGCCGCTTCCGAGTGCATCAGCGGATCGATTCTGCGCGGAATAAAAAAGCCGCACGAATGCCCCGCCTTCGGCGTGCGCTGTACGCCGGAGCAGCCGCTCGGCGCGCCGATGGTCTCTAACGAAGGCGCCTGCGCCGCCTATTATCGCTACCGCCGCCATGCTACAAAAGGGAATTGA